In Candidatus Saccharibacteria bacterium oral taxon 488, a single window of DNA contains:
- the secY gene encoding preprotein translocase subunit SecY has translation MNWRIIFRSLKNKDMQKRLAIVVGIIVVYRMLAHIPVPLANPTQMKTALAAALGQTDLGGFLNLLSGGALASFSLVLVGLSPFITASIITQLLTKAIPKLEELHKDGESGRRKIQQWTRRLTIPLAIVQSIAFIFLLRQTVLAGGTTTLSDPTMLEWTVGVTAMTAGSVLLMWLGELITEQGIGNGISILIFAGIISQIPQMLGSLISSLGNTSAGGLNVFNWFTLPVNPTVFWLVVIMAIASLIVLYFLVKINEAQRVITINYAKRVHGNSSYGGIKSILPVKLIAAGVIPVIFAVAFLSLPQFIGQVMKASGNPNLQNTANTLITWFQAPNPGSFTGSTWEAFIYPTLYFLLVIAFTYFYTGIVFNANEIAENLQKQGGFIEGVRPGEQTEKYLMRTVNRLILFGSIVLGIIAILPFVAEYLMYHLAAISGSRLSIGGTGLLIVVSVGLESLRQLNSRALMVTYDDFDPDELTKKKSKKRRSSLL, from the coding sequence ATGAATTGGAGAATAATTTTCCGGTCGCTGAAAAATAAAGATATGCAGAAACGCCTGGCCATTGTGGTGGGGATTATCGTGGTGTATCGAATGCTGGCGCATATTCCGGTGCCGTTGGCTAATCCGACACAGATGAAGACGGCACTGGCAGCAGCGCTGGGACAGACTGACCTCGGCGGGTTCTTGAACTTGCTTTCGGGTGGCGCGCTGGCGAGCTTTTCACTCGTGCTGGTTGGACTCAGCCCATTCATTACCGCTAGTATCATCACTCAGCTACTCACCAAGGCCATCCCGAAGCTCGAGGAGCTACACAAGGACGGCGAATCAGGCAGGCGCAAGATTCAGCAGTGGACGCGGCGGCTGACCATCCCACTGGCTATCGTCCAGTCAATCGCCTTTATCTTCCTCTTGCGCCAGACGGTGCTGGCCGGCGGTACGACGACGCTGAGCGACCCGACGATGCTCGAGTGGACAGTTGGTGTGACAGCGATGACGGCCGGTTCGGTGCTACTCATGTGGCTGGGTGAATTGATCACCGAGCAGGGTATCGGTAATGGTATCTCCATCTTAATTTTCGCTGGTATCATCAGCCAGATCCCGCAGATGCTGGGCTCACTCATCTCGTCGCTCGGCAACACCTCGGCTGGCGGACTGAACGTCTTTAACTGGTTTACCCTGCCGGTGAATCCAACCGTCTTTTGGCTGGTGGTGATCATGGCTATCGCCTCGCTCATCGTTCTTTACTTCCTGGTGAAAATTAACGAGGCTCAGCGCGTCATCACTATCAATTACGCCAAGCGTGTCCATGGCAATTCCAGCTACGGCGGTATCAAGAGCATCCTGCCGGTCAAGCTAATCGCTGCCGGCGTCATCCCGGTCATCTTTGCCGTCGCCTTCCTCAGCTTGCCGCAATTCATCGGCCAAGTCATGAAGGCTTCGGGCAATCCAAACCTGCAAAACACTGCCAACACCCTGATCACGTGGTTTCAGGCGCCGAACCCGGGCTCTTTTACCGGCAGCACCTGGGAGGCATTCATTTACCCGACGCTGTATTTCCTCCTAGTTATTGCCTTTACCTATTTCTACACCGGGATCGTCTTTAACGCCAACGAAATCGCTGAGAATCTGCAAAAGCAGGGCGGCTTTATCGAGGGCGTCAGGCCCGGTGAGCAAACCGAGAAATATCTGATGCGCACCGTCAATCGTTTAATTTTGTTTGGCTCAATCGTCCTCGGCATCATCGCCATCTTGCCGTTTGTCGCTGAATACTTGATGTATCACCTGGCGGCGATCAGCGGCTCACGCCTGTCGATCGGCGGTACCGGGCTGCTCATCGTAGTCTCGGTCGGCCTCGAGTCACTACGCCAGCTCAACTCGCGCGCTCTGATGGTTACCTATGACGACTTTGACCCAGACGAACTGACCAAGAAAAAGTCGAAAAAACGGCGCTCATCGCTCTTGTAA